The sequence TAGAAGCATCTAGTGGCCGCAGCTACTATTTGGTTTCTCCCGAGGAAGTGGGGCGTTTGGTGGACTCAACTTCATTTAATAAAGAGGCCATCCTCATCGGCTGCGGCGTTAGTGCGGGACATACCGTTTGGGGAAGCAGCGAGATAAATGATCGAGGTAAGACTCTTTTTGACTTCATTATAAGTCGTAATCTCCTTATTTGGAACAAGGGCAACACCCCCACGTTTGTATTTCCATCATCGGAAACATCAAACGGTTGGCAGCAGGTTCTTCATATCACTCTCCCGACTAATTCGCCTGCCATTAGGATTTATAACTGGAGGGTTTCTCAGAGAAATTCCTTTTCGGATCACAGGTTGATCCTCTTAGAAATCAATTTCGCCAAATCAACCATATTTCCCCACAGGAACCCTAAAATAACCGACTGGTCTCTGTTAAATagggttttcaataataaatggAACAGGGATTTTAACGAATTCTGctaaactaaaaactttgtcaattaccgttcaattttgaatgaatacaaaaaagccattaaatatGCGAAACGAAACACCTTGAAAGAGTATTGTGAATCCATTCCATTCGCGAAATATTCTGCCAGGCTAAGCAAGATCGATTCGAGAGACCATTCCTGCAGAACTCTTGTAAAAAGGTAGGTCGGCAAAACccctccactgaaccctccccgagggtgccgACTGGAAATAGGTACCACAGTTCTCATCCTGTTCCAGATCCATTCCAGTTCTCAGGTAAGACTCCACGGATAAGTGTTCGTTACTCCTTAATAGTACAGCATTTGTAAATGGAGTTTTACCATGGTGTGAGCTAAAGGGCCGGATCAAGGtgtcatgcgacccgtgccgaggatCAGCCTGGCTGGGGGCCCTTTTCAAAAATAGCCCAGTCGCTAACGTGAGCTTACGGATAtctggcgccctccgtaataactagccttgcctgtgtagttcggagctatgcacaGGTGAACATCTCTTCTCCGACACTCGTGAAACCAACAAATGAACAAttcaaaagataaaaaattaaaagaaacaaacaaatcaGAAAGGGCAGCAAGCTCCGAGAAGCGAGCAGCGTTCAAAACGAGCTCTCAATCTGCCGCCACGATGACTGTGGTCAAACTTAGTCAGAGTGGACCGGCGGCAAGCGCTGACACTGGGACTGAGGTTAAGCCTAGCCCCAGTACATCGGCACCTCCTGCGGTGGCTATCGGAACCAGACCAATTAGTCGACGTCCTGTGGCTATGCGGAGAGCTGGTGAAGAGACTGCCACAGGTAGCACCGAGGCCAGTGCTCCTGCCGGAAAATGACCGACAGTAAGATCACTGATCCAACTAAAGCAGGGTATCTGGAGAGGCGTAATGCCGCCAGGATACTCAAAAGGCTGCACGAATCTCCACCAACAACGGAGGAGCTGACGAAGGAGGTAAGGGAGTCGATAGAGTGGGTGAAGAAGGTTCTTCCTAACTTCACCCTCGAAAGGCCAACCACATCGTCAGCTGCCACCAAAAGACAGAGGTCTACTGAAGAGGTTAAACCGTCAGCGAAAAGACCGAAAAATCGAGGCATAGCGCCTAATAAAACGTTTGCGGAAGAGGCCCGCAATCGCATCATCATTGGTGTCCTGGATGAGGGTGATCCCGAAGGAAGAATTCCCAGAGCCCAATGGAAATGGGTGCAGGCCGCTCTGACCAACGTAACGCTGGAAGTGCTACTAAGCAATCCAGGTCCGCCCCCATCATGCACTGACGCTGGCTGGTACCAAGGCCAGATTAAAATTATAGCCTGCGACGACGAAAGATCGGTGGAGCTATACAAGACTGCAATAGCGAAGATCGGGGAAGTCTACCCTGGAGCGAAGCTCGTGGTAGTAGACAAAAAAGACATCCCGTCTCGACCGAGGGCACGAGTTTGGGTCCCTACACCCTCTGACACACAGCAAGTCATGCAGATAATAAGTGCATGCAACCCAGGCCTTCCTACGGGGAGCTGGAAATTTGTCAAGGTCTTTGACAATACCGTAACAGTAGACGGTGTGGTGACGAAACgtgccacaatgcaagtaatgctgTTACTAACAAACGATTCTCTAGAACCTTTGGCGAAAAGCGAAGGTATGATAAACTATGGTTTTGGCAAGGTTAAGGTCAGAACCTATAAAACAGATGCTGATGCCATCGACCAATTGGCCTCAGAAATTGAGGCCAATGACGCTGAGGAAGATCCTATGGAGTCCTCAAGCGACGTCGAAAGCATCGACATAGAAGGATACTGCTCGTCAGTGTCTGAGCTCACAGCTAGACTCAAGAAAATGAGTACAAGTACGACAACTGAGCTTACAGCTGGTTTGAGTACAACATACTCAGAAAAAGAGCTCTTGAGCGACTCACAGGAAGATTCAGAGAGTGTTAACCATGCGTCTTctacaaataaatttacatcacaGTAAGCTAGCATCACAAGCCCTAATTGATCGCATGGCAGCAGACAACCCTGATTTTGTCCTCATTCAGGAGCCATGGATCAATGGAGGGCGCATCTGCGGGTTGAGGACACCGAAATATAAGCTGTATACAGCAGACTGTGAAGGTAAATCAAGGTCTATTATTATGGCAAAAACAGAACTAACCACATTTATGATTTATAAATATAGCAATAAAGACACAACTACGATAAGCTGGGAGACAGATGGTAACAAGTACCGGCTATCGTCCTTCTATATGGCACACGGGGATCCAGTCCCATCGCAGCTGTTAAAAGAGCTAATACTGGACAGCGAAGCCTGCGGCAAGATATTACTTATGGGAGGCGACGCAAACGCCCATCACACTACCTGGGGTAGTTCAGATATTAACGAGCGAGGTGAGTcactctttaattttattatgagtACCAAATTATTGCTCTGCAATCGCGGTAATGAGCCTACCTTTATTATACGTAATCGTCGGGAAGTTCTTGACATTACGTTAGACTCAGACTCAATTATAGATAGAATAGTGAATTGGAGGGTGCTTAATGCACattcattctctgatcacagatataTAGAATGCACGCTCCAAGAAGAGGTCATTCATCCTAAAGCACTAAAATTTAGGAACCATAGGAAAACAAACTGGCTAAGATATTCCCAAGAACTAGCAGAACGTTTGCCCATGGATCCCCCCTTTAACCCCTCTAGCATAGAGGCATTAGACAATATGGTCAATAGACTGACTAATTGCTGTAACCAAGCCCTGCATAAGGCTTGTCCGGCAGCCAGGTATAGAGGGAAGAATAAGCCACCCTGGTGGACACCCGAACTGAAAAAGCTACAAAAGAATTGCAGGAAACAATTCAATAGAGCCAAACTCTCCCAAAGCGAATGTGAATGGGACCTATACtatgacaaattaaaaatatataagaaagaaataagaaaagcaaaaaggtCTTCATGGAGAACTTTTTGTGGGGAGATCGAGACTACGGTGGAGGCATCTCGACTGAGGAAAATCCTAACCAAGTCTGCTCAACACATAGGGTATCTTCAGAAGCCAGACTCCAGCTGGACAGAATCCAGCGAAGAATCATTAGACCTATTACTAAATACCCACTTCCCAGGTAACTTAGAGGAAGCGATAACCGCCAATATTCCAACTTCGGATGCGGTACTAGGTACCGACATCCCCAACATTGTCACAGACGCCAAGATAACTTGGGCTGTCGGAAATTTCCATCCATATAAAACACCGGGACCAGACGGGATAATCCCTGCGCAACTACAACAAACATTGGACAACATTATGCAATGGCTGATAACCATATTCAGAGCGGCATTACGACTAAACTACGTCCCCCTAAGATGGAGGGAAGTCAAAGTAGTTTTCATACCAAAGGCTGGTAGGAGCTCGCATACAAAGCCTAAAGACATCAGACCTATTAGCCTTTCCTCATTCCTATTAAAGACGCTAGAGCGATTAATAGACGCCTTTATAAGGGAAAACTTGACCCCGTCGCTACTGGCGAGATCACAACACGCTTACTGTAAAGGTAGATCCACAGAGACAGCATTAAATTCACTAGTTTCAGAGATAGAGAAATCAATAGAGGACAAAGAGTATTctctggtagccttcctagacatagaaggcgcttTCAACAATATCCTACCGAAGGCCATAACAAGCGCAATGACTGACTTGGGTGTCGCCGAGGGCCTTGTGAAATTTACTAAACAGTTGCTACTAGGCAGGTTAGTAATTTCGACGTTGGGCCCTTCGACGATACGCAGATCCGTCAGGAGGGGCACCCCTCAGGGCGCTGTACTTTCTCCTCTGCTGTGGATTCTGGCAATGAATCAATTGTTGAAGAATCTAGAGGAAAGGAGAATACACGTAGTGGTCTACGCagacgatgttgcaatattaataagagggaaattcccagataccctctgcagtataatgcaaaatgctttgaacgatGTAAGCCTGTGGGCTGCATCGAGTGGTCTTGGGGTAAATCCCAGcaaaacagaactaatcatGTTCACCAGGAAATACAGGTTACCTGTCCTAAACCCCCCTACTCTTGAGGGTATCACACTATCAATTGGGGAAGAGGCGAGCTACCTAGGACTGATATTAGATAGGAAGCTCTCGTGGAAACAAACGATtaatgatagagtaaaaaaagcagccacagcactctatacatgcaaaagaattgtgggggcaaaatggggcctaaccccaaaaatagtacactggctatatacagcaGTGGTACGGCCTATCATGACATACGGTGCATTGGTCTGGTGGCCAATACtcgagaaaagaacaacagtaaaacgcctagaaagtattcaaagaggtgctagtctctgcataagcggggcactaaagactacacccacggcagcgatgaatgtcatgctgcatttattaccgattgaggcctacagcaagcagctggcggcgaaatcggcacttaggctaagagaatcttctaacttagccactaacagaagGGGTCACGCTAGAATACTAGACGAATATCCCTTCCTACATCAAGcgacagacttttgtagctCAGTAGAGTTGCACttaaacacatcctttaccaTAACTTTCCCAACGAGGGAAGATTGGGACAAAGGGTTAATGGACAATAAAAGCGGAATCAGcatctatacagacggttccaagctaaatgatcaagtaggcggaggcaTTTATTCTGAAGGAATGTATGCCAACACCTCAttccggttaccggatcactgcagtgtatttcaagctgaaattttggCTATCAGAGAGGGcctgctagccctaaataaaagtgtcctcaccacaagggatataaacatattttcagatagccaatcggccctgaaagctttaaaatcgcccaatattaactcgaagacagtaaaagaatgtatcgacgttttgacagaactatcgcAGTACTTTgcaataaacctgctctgggtgccgggtcatagagacatagaaggcaactgcaaagcagatgaattaGCGAGATTGGGGACCAcgttaccgatccaaccagacaaagcggaCATTCCTATACCcttagcaacttgtaagatgcttatagataaacacactatcagtgctgccaacaggctGTGGTCTCAGACCTTGACCTGTAGAACTAGTAAaatgacgtggccggaatggaacatgggccgcacaaaccgactgttaaaactaaacaggaaaaatatgagaaatctaCTCGGGGTCCTAACatggcattgtctgattggcagacATGCCAGTAGGCTGGGAGCggcctataacgactattgtagaagctgtaacgatattgaagaagaagagactatagaacactttctatgcgggtgcatagCTCTGGatggaagaaggttcaatattttaggaaaaagttccctcaataacttggcagaagtagccaacgtaacaataacaagtcttgttaaatatattaaagccacaggttggttcaatgaggacaatgtagagtgaggagagggcacagccctggtggtatcacaatgggcctacagcaggcctaggtgtgtcaaccgacaaccactatacctacctacctacctaggatGGGGAGTGAGCTGAATCTGCAGAAGAATCTTTGACTATCCTTGTGAAtaataattttccggaaattcGATTACCCCACGTGACATTGTCGACACGAGTCGACAGGTAGGGCTACTCGACGTTTCCCTGGAATCTATCCTGCCAGTTGACAGAATCACGTGGAGGAATAAATAGATTTCCCCTTTAAATCTGCTGTTTCTGATGATATCTTTCCTGTGATGCTTCATAAAACAAGTACCTCAGTGGTTCCTGTCCTGCAAGAAATCTACTGGGCGTGTATCGCTCTTAATCACATCCGCGCCAGCTGGAAGAAAACGAGGGTTGTCTTCATACCCAAGGCTAGGAGGAGCACTCGGCCAAGATCTTTAGGGCAATAAGTCTTACCTCATTCACCctaaaagtgtttgaaagatGGTTTGATTATCATTTCCGAAAGCACAtcgaatccaaattatctccaGCGCAACATGCTCATCTGAAAGGAAACTCCACGGCCACTTTGACGGCCTTCGTAGATAACATGAGGGCGGAGTCAATTGTCCCTGCGTTAGGTAAACTagaggtggaaagacctatctgtCTCCGGTTATCGGTCCTGCTTGGCTGTAGGGAAGTTAATGCGGTCGCAAGAGGGACTAAAGTCACTAGATTCGTTCACAGGAGGACGCCGCAGGGTGTtgtctttcgcccctactttggctagttaCTATTGACGAAgctctgataatgctaaataagggaGGAGTTAgggtagtagcatacgccgatgacttgtTCCTAATGGTGTCGGGTACGTTTAACTCAGTAATGGCTGAGATTTTAGAGAGGTCACTTGCTGTACTCATtcgctgggctgccacttgtGCCCTCGGAGTCAACTCTGGCAAAACGGCGCTGgagctatttaccagaaaatataaaactccACCCTTTTGTCtttccaaattaaacaaccacgttctcccgctctcatcAGAAGTGTAGTGTAcctgactccaaactccattggaagctacacattgaaaatcgggtaaagaaagccagtatagccttctacttcTGTAAATTTATGTTCGGTAAAAacggggactcaagccacaggtcgtgctttgAATTTACAACGTAGTgctgggaagctcttcggaagggctataatatcactacaCTCGGAAGGGTGCAAAggtgcatgcattggcatcaccggagcatgtaaaccttgtcccagtgctgccctgaatgtgcTTTTGGAcgtacttcccatcgacttttacgttatttccatcgcagctcaaagtgcaatcaggttaaaggaggttggcctctggagttAAACTCCCAGggaacatggtagcattttcgggcagttaacaccgtatttctccgaacgtCGAAGagatctctctatccgtaaACTAGAggttgagggtcgtgctagagcaatctttccaaacaggcaggattggatcgaggggaaaatctgcaacgAAGCTTGGACCTCTGTCTTCAGTGACGGTTCCAAggtggaatcgggagtcggagcaggggttttctctaaatcagccaatctatctatctcctttaaactgccgaatacccctagtgtttttcaacaagtctttgcgatcctgcaggcatgcaaaatgcttagggaacgtgggagcgaaggagatattaacatttactccgatagtcaagccgcgatcaaggctctgacgacgccatggtgcagaacgaaactagtaaggaggagatcaaacctTTTGGGTGTGCAGATAACATTTCTGTGATCTGGATTCCAGGAGAGATATGAAATTGATGAtgaacttgccaggaaggggactgaattggcctcagagacctcctgcCCGATGATCGGCATCCCCCTCATGGTTGTTAGAGGGGAACTgctcaaattatttctcaggaaagcgcaaaaaagatggagctccatatcCTCATGTGCCCattacaatatacgaaggacttaGAAAGTCCTTCGGACTTCTCGGCATTAAATTTCCacactcgtagctgtgtttacggtcggcacacacgcggaaaagctagggatACCATTTAAATCCCATTACACCAGATGTGGGGACTGGGCTTGGTAGCTAGACCATTCAGATCACTGGGTCCTACTTTCTTCGACAGGCTGTAGATatttgcctgttggaggtctcataatgatatcaaaacggcgcttaagtgctacttgaggagtgtcaGACTGgcgcttcaaccatttcacccaaCTACCTACTTCCTTGCATCCTTTGCTGTCCTTTCTGCATTCCTTCTGTTCATGTGTATTTAGGTAATGTTTCATTagatttttaccaaattttttacttaccaTAGCagatattattttgtataatgTGGGAAGACACGTGATGGGTCGGTAATTGGAAGGGTTTTATGTATCAGTTTTGCCTATTGTTAGAAAGCCGGGTGGTTTATGTGGATGATCTATTACGTCATTTATTGCTATTGCTTATTGAGTGTGTATGAGATATTTATATCAGTAGTTGGGAATAAAATCGATTATTTCTTTAAGTTTATCTATTGTTATGATGTAGTTTGTTGAGATTTCAAATTGTATTGCCTTAGTTGTTCTTGTTGAATCCAATAGGCAGATTCATTGTATTGCATTGGTACTGGCCATATTCCCTTCTGTAGTTAGTAATTTCTTCTTTAGTTGGTGTTTCAATGACTGTTTTTCCTTGCACGTGATGCCTTTGTAGAATGCATTCtcgttatttttgtttcttcatCATGTTTGACCCATTGTATCTGGCTAGTCTAGCGCCGTAAACTTTCAATTTGTGTCTTTGTAGATCTATGATTTCCTCTATTGTCTTCTTAAggctaatttttacttttgctttgtgttttaaaatcctTTCTGATTTATTCCCTTTTGTAAATTGCTGGGCACGCTCAATATCTTTTCTGAAGTTGTTGATCTTGTTCTCAATTCTAATTTGCCATTTTGACTTTCTTGAGGTGGCTGaggttttgttttgtgttttataaCTTTGACCAttcagttatatttttttgttattgtagatACGTAAACAAAGATGTGTAAATCTTCTAGTGTTGATTTACCGTAAATTAGGGTACGTAGTATTTGATTATTTATAATGTCTGTGTGGCGGATGGTTTGCCTTTTGAAAATAAGTTTAAGTATATAAGGTCGAGTTGTCGGATAATTTCTTTCCCATTTGATTTCGTTTGTTTGTAAAGCAGTTTTTACTTTTTGGAAGAgttgatattttatattatcgGGTGTTGAAGTTGTGATGTCTACATTGATAATGAGGTTGGTGGGTGTATTGTTGTTTTCATCTGTTTGGGAGTTACATTTTTCCAAGTGTTTGTTGTAGTAAAATTTAAGTATTAGAGTGATCTGCTGAGTTTGACTGTTGGATGTTTCGTTggaatattgtatatatttctaCTGCTACTTGTTCTTTAATAGTTTGAATGTCTATACTGGTTAGTCTGATATTTGAAATTATGCCTTTCTTTTTTGATCCGCGACTTTTTGCTGTGTTATTTCACTGTATTGGAGATATATTTCCGTAAAAAGTCGACGAAACTCTTCTATATAGCCAGTTTTCACCATTTCAAGTTTTATACTTAGGTACTAGCAATGTAtcacatttttattaacttcATTAATCCATATCATGCGTTGTCTGGGATTTCCAGCTTTGGTGGTTGCAGGTTGGTCTAACAAAGTACTGGTTGCTGGTCCTTGTTGAGTATTCGGTTCGGTATCTTGATCGAGCTTTGTATTTCCTCGTCGTTCTCGACCATAACGATGCTCGTGCGAGGCTTGGTTTCTATAACTTAGAACCATTTTTCACATCTAGAGGAAGATTGGTCCTTATAGATGGTTAGCTAGGGCCGCGTCACTCTCCGTCATATTTCTTGCGAAATATGTCCTTGTGGTGATTGGTTGCTAGGGTCTCGCGGAGTTATTCGGCCCGTCATCATCCAAAGGAGGATGCCctgtgattattattattattattattattattaaacgaAACGCGCGGGAGATTAACGGTTAAGCTAATAAAGAATGTCACTACATGGTACAGCAGAAACTTCAGTAAAGTAAACTTTTATACAACCCAAATGCTTTCAGAGCATTATTTTCAGATATACTACAAAAAGCTCAATTTTCCACACTAGTCTACAGTGTTTGTTTGGAACGTTTAGAGGAGCTCTTGCAAGAGTTGACCGACATAGCTACAACGGTATATAAGTTCCAAAAGGAAGTGGGGCCATGCATCCTTTATAATTTGCAGTAAACTTAGattcattaattaaattttccttAGCCGTTCATAATTATCGCGCGACTATGCAGGCTATGGGCTTGGGTGATTATTTAAGTGGCCCTATGTTAATAAATGAGTTAGTATTGAAATTGCCTTCTGATCTTAAGTTAGACTGGGGTCGCTACAGGGTAATGCGTCTTCGCGTCGATGTAATAGTTTTCGACGAATGGCTTTTCAACCTTGCTACATGCGCTAGTCAGATGGTACCGCTGGGGCTATGTACTATGTTTCTTGCTTTAGGAAGAGACAAGATATGAAAATCTATTCGTGAAGCGAAATTGTGTAGTTGCCAGCAAGCTAATATCCCATTACTCGTACTACACTCTCCATATTAGGATCGGCGATTCAAGACAAATGCCAAAGATAGCCAAGGTGCTAAGAATTCGGTAgtcctttttcattcgaaagaaaacaaacacacacatttcGCTATATTTCTGTTACTCTGCACAATAAAAGGCGTTCTCTCGACACATTCGCTTTTATTGTCGAAGTATCATCCTGTACTATCATGGAACACGAACTGGCTGCCGAGCTGAGGCTTGAAGGGCCTACTAAAGAATTTTGCCTGCAATAGACAGCCGTCATTATACAATGCGATTCAAACTCACAATTTGTCGCATTACACATTTCGTCGCAGATTCTGCGCTCACTGAAGTTTCTCTTAACAAATGTGCGCACTGTGGTAAGCCTCAACTTTCTGGCGCAGTCTTTAAATAACGAAATAAATACTTCTCGCAGTAAGCGCTGATGACGAACTAATTGCGGCAAAATGTAAAATAGGTTAGTCAGTGTATGGATGTAATAAGGTTAACTGATATATACCGCAATAAATCTTGCATATTTGTTCTTGTCAGAGGGACAACCGCCTTGAGGAGTTCGCAAAGTCGCATTTTTCTTTGGAATCTGTCGGCATTTGCGAAATTACTCCACTTGCATCAAAGTAGCGCTCCCGCCGCATAATAACTCCAACTACAAAATACCTCGACACTCAGACACGCTGGTTGATGGACCTACTTTGGAGGTATGACAATATAGAACTACATAATTTTCCTCCGATGGCGAGTCGGCGGCTGCAATGTCTTGAAGCAAAAACGGCTCGTAATTATACTCTTAACGACTTTATGGTAGCCACCATCCGCAATTATGAATAAAAGGGCTATATAAAGATGATGGAAAAAGAAGAGATTTCAATTGTCGGAATGTAATGGTACGTTTCATAGTTATCAACATAAATAAAACGAGGTTAGTGTGGCATGCTGCAGCGGCCGTAAGTAAGATATACTTAAAATCCAATGCTACTGAAAGGGCCGGACttgttaaagtttttaattggaGTGCTGATTCGCTTTCGCGAGCAACCAGTAGCATTGTGCGGGACATACGTGAAATGTATCACCAAATTCGCTGCACGAAAATTCCTTTGACGGGAAGGCGATGCAACGAAACAACCTGACGTTTATGTGATGCGAGTCATGTTCACCCTCCTTACAAACTACGTTAAGAACGATAATTCACGTCGTTTCCATCGAGAACATAAAGCGGCAGTCGAAGCGGTTTTAAACAAAATGATTGGCTACAAAGTGTCCGTCAGGAAGATGATATGATTAAGCTAGCGGAATTGGATTTCTAACATCAGTAATGTTGTGTTAGCGCTGGCTGGCCAGGCGGCACAAGCTGATAAATACATCGAACAGCCGGGCCAACGCCACGAAAAGGTTCTCGGAAAGTGGTGGTATTCGGGTGCAGATAGGTTGCAATTTTTGAGAAGTTTTCAAAGGGCGTCTTCGACGAATGCAAAATTCCGACGAAGCGACAAAATCTGCAGTGCAGATCAACTAGAGATACACACTTTCGTGGATGCCAGCGTTGATGTTATTTACTGACCGACCTTACGGCAAACCGAAATTGCCTGCAGTTATGTTAAAACCCGCGTTGCTCCTCTTAAACCTATATCCATTTCAAGGCTTGAATTGATGGCAGCCATTCTGGGGCTGCGCCTGACAAAGTTTGTTATAAGTGAGTTATCGTTGCGTATCGAGCGGATAATCTTTTGGTCAGACTCTAAAAAGTAGCAAATAATGGTACCAAATGGACTGCTGATCCTAGTTTCTGCAATGAGTCCAGGTGGCTTACTAGGCCCAAATTTCTGCTTCTACCGGAGAACCTGTGGCCGACAACGGATTTTGAATGTTTGGTCGAAAATTCCATACCAAGCCCAGACACACATCGTGGGAAAAATAACGACAAACACAAGAGCGTGTGTTTTTTATCACTGCAGGTTTCACCATCATcacaatgaaatttttgtaaatgagaTGAGGCCACAGGTTTGTATTAATGGATTAAGACCGTTGGTTCAAGCTACTGTCAGAGTGCCGTGGCTGATGTGGAGCTTATTCTTAATTCGCGTCCTTTGACTTACGTTCCTTTCGATTCTGCAGAAATGGAGGCGCTGACACCAAATCATTTCCTAATAGGTAATTCTAGCGGAATACGGA comes from Anastrepha obliqua isolate idAnaObli1 chromosome 6, idAnaObli1_1.0, whole genome shotgun sequence and encodes:
- the LOC129250070 gene encoding uncharacterized protein LOC129250070; its protein translation is MTDSKITDPTKAGYLERRNAARILKRLHESPPTTEELTKEVRESIEWVKKVLPNFTLERPTTSSAATKRQRSTEEVKPSAKRPKNRGIAPNKTFAEEARNRIIIGVLDEGDPEGRIPRAQWKWVQAALTNVTLEVLLSNPGPPPSCTDAGWYQGQIKIIACDDERSVELYKTAIAKIGEVYPGAKLVVVDKKDIPSRPRARVWVPTPSDTQQVMQIISACNPGLPTGSWKFVKVFDNTVTVDGVVTKRATMQVMLLLTNDSLEPLAKSEGMINYGFGKVKVRTYKTDADAIDQLASEIEANDAEEDPMESSSDVESIDIEGYCSSVSELTARLKKMSTSTTTELTAGLSTTYSEKELLSDSQEDSESVNHASSTNKFTSQ